A region from the uncultured Draconibacterium sp. genome encodes:
- the ruvC gene encoding crossover junction endodeoxyribonuclease RuvC, translated as MDKPLRILGIDPGTTVTGYGLVEIRENKPVILHMGNITPKRYSDHYMRLKYLHERAFHLVKEYRPDVMAIEAPFYGKNVQSMLKLGRGQGVLMAAALMFDVPIHEYAPLLVKQAITGMGRASKEQVAYFLQKVYNLKDMDKVLDETDAVAVAICHFIQMNKPQKSKEYKNWGDFVKKNPGKIK; from the coding sequence ATGGATAAACCGCTTCGCATATTGGGTATCGACCCCGGAACCACAGTAACCGGTTATGGCCTGGTTGAAATTCGGGAAAACAAACCCGTAATTCTGCACATGGGAAACATTACGCCCAAAAGATATTCTGATCATTACATGCGTTTAAAGTACCTGCACGAACGGGCGTTCCACCTTGTAAAAGAATACCGTCCGGATGTAATGGCCATTGAAGCCCCGTTTTATGGAAAAAATGTGCAGTCGATGTTAAAACTGGGGCGCGGACAGGGCGTGCTAATGGCTGCTGCACTGATGTTTGATGTACCCATTCACGAATATGCACCTTTGCTGGTAAAACAAGCCATTACCGGAATGGGGCGGGCCTCGAAAGAGCAGGTTGCCTATTTCCTGCAAAAAGTTTATAATTTAAAGGATATGGACAAAGTACTCGACGAAACCGATGCAGTAGCCGTAGCCATTTGTCATTTTATACAAATGAACAAGCCGCAAAAATCGAAAGAGTATAAAAACTGGGGCGACTTTGTAAAAAAGAATCCGGGTAAAATAAAATAA
- a CDS encoding DMT family transporter gives MAGKKAYLYAGLAVLFWSTVATSFKLALREYDFIQLIFYVSAVSVLLLFVVLLVQGKTQLIFKQSRREWLYSLLMGAFNPLLYYLVLFKAYSLLPAQVAQPLNMIWPITLALLSVPLLKQKIGWISFVALIISFVGVFFISSQGGFDGFGKTNPLGVVLAVSSSILWSLYWIFNVKDTRDQVVKLFLNFAIGTLLLVPVVALFSSFKVQWGQGLAAMVYSGVFEVGITYVLWLKAMSLTSSNAKIGNLVFFAPFLSLVFIHLILKETIYFTTFIGLIFIISGVLIQQLDRRKR, from the coding sequence ATGGCTGGTAAAAAAGCATATTTATACGCCGGATTAGCCGTGTTGTTTTGGTCAACTGTGGCAACATCGTTTAAGCTGGCTCTGCGCGAGTACGATTTTATTCAGTTAATATTTTATGTTTCAGCAGTAAGTGTGTTGCTGTTGTTTGTTGTTCTGCTGGTGCAAGGAAAAACACAATTAATTTTTAAGCAATCGCGTCGCGAATGGTTGTATTCATTGTTAATGGGGGCTTTTAATCCACTGCTTTATTACCTGGTTTTGTTTAAAGCTTATTCATTGCTTCCGGCGCAGGTGGCGCAACCCCTGAATATGATTTGGCCCATAACACTGGCGCTTTTATCGGTGCCCTTGCTCAAGCAAAAAATAGGCTGGATTAGTTTTGTAGCGCTCATTATCAGCTTTGTTGGCGTATTTTTTATATCGTCGCAGGGTGGTTTCGATGGTTTTGGTAAAACAAATCCTCTGGGCGTGGTACTGGCGGTTTCAAGCTCAATACTATGGTCGTTGTACTGGATATTTAATGTAAAAGACACCCGCGACCAGGTAGTAAAACTTTTCCTGAATTTTGCCATTGGCACCCTATTGCTGGTTCCGGTGGTGGCGCTGTTTTCGTCGTTTAAAGTGCAGTGGGGGCAAGGTTTGGCTGCTATGGTTTACTCCGGCGTTTTTGAGGTGGGAATTACTTATGTGTTATGGCTAAAAGCCATGAGCCTAACCAGCAGCAATGCAAAAATTGGCAACCTGGTGTTTTTTGCACCTTTTTTGTCGCTGGTGTTTATTCACCTGATTTTAAAAGAAACCATCTATTTTACGACATTCATTGGCCTGATTTTTATTATTTCGGGGGTGCTGATTCAGCAGCTCGACCGAAGAAAACGATAA
- the lipB gene encoding lipoyl(octanoyl) transferase LipB, whose translation MANFNYVDLGTKEYKACWDYQEERLLELTTQKRSTGQPTADNHFILVEHPHVYTLGKSGDEANMMANADFLKKIEATYFKINRGGDITYHGPGQLVGYPIIDLENYKIGVREYIEKMEDAIIATVAEYGLEAGRKEGATGVWLQADHKVRARKICAIGVRVSRYVTMHGFALNVNTDMRYYNYINPCGFASSAVTSIQQELGREISMEEVKEIVKKKFNEAY comes from the coding sequence ATGGCAAATTTCAATTACGTCGATCTGGGAACAAAAGAATACAAAGCGTGCTGGGACTACCAGGAAGAGCGCCTGTTGGAACTCACCACACAAAAACGCAGCACGGGCCAACCTACTGCCGACAATCATTTTATTTTAGTTGAACATCCGCACGTATATACATTGGGCAAAAGCGGCGACGAGGCCAATATGATGGCCAATGCCGATTTCCTGAAAAAAATTGAAGCGACCTATTTTAAAATAAACCGCGGTGGCGATATTACTTACCACGGACCAGGGCAGCTGGTGGGTTACCCTATTATCGACCTGGAGAATTACAAAATTGGTGTGCGCGAGTACATTGAAAAAATGGAGGATGCCATTATTGCAACCGTTGCCGAATATGGACTGGAAGCCGGACGTAAGGAAGGAGCTACCGGTGTATGGCTGCAAGCCGACCACAAAGTGCGGGCCCGAAAAATATGCGCCATTGGCGTTCGCGTGAGCCGCTACGTTACCATGCACGGTTTTGCCCTTAATGTAAATACCGATATGCGCTACTACAACTACATTAACCCTTGCGGTTTTGCCTCGTCGGCAGTAACATCCATACAACAAGAGCTGGGCAGAGAAATTTCGATGGAGGAAGTAAAAGAAATCGTAAAAAAGAAATTTAACGAAGCTTATTAA
- a CDS encoding PatB family C-S lyase yields the protein MKQYNFDEIIERHETNCLKYDALDRFFKTNDALPLWVADMDFKTPDFIIEAIKKRIDHEILGYTFRSDSYYQSVIGWMSRRHNWEIKKDWISFSPGVVAGLTYAIETFSNSGDGVIVQPPVYFPFFDSVKGTNRKLIQNPLKIEAGRYTFDFDDLKAKIDKNTKLLLLCNPQNPGGMVWTKEELIQLTNICLENNIMIISDEIHSDLIYNDHKHIALASISEEVAQNCMVCMAPSKTFNVAGLSSSLAIIPNKRKLAAYERTIGVGHLGMGNIFGSVALEAAYTHGDEWLKQLLAYLWDNYQLLEDFMTEKLPRVKVMKPEATYLIWLDFSDYGMKNEALSKFATEKAKVALNDGGRFGIGGDGWLRINIGCPRSVLQEALERLEKAFG from the coding sequence ATGAAACAATACAATTTTGACGAAATTATTGAACGCCATGAAACCAACTGTTTAAAATACGATGCCCTTGATCGTTTTTTTAAAACCAATGATGCTCTCCCGCTTTGGGTGGCAGACATGGATTTTAAAACGCCCGATTTTATTATTGAGGCTATTAAAAAACGTATTGATCATGAAATTCTTGGCTACACTTTTCGATCAGATTCGTACTACCAGTCAGTAATTGGCTGGATGAGCAGACGACACAACTGGGAAATTAAAAAAGATTGGATTTCGTTTAGCCCGGGTGTAGTTGCAGGATTAACCTATGCCATTGAAACATTCTCGAACAGTGGCGATGGCGTTATTGTACAACCTCCGGTATATTTTCCATTTTTTGATAGTGTAAAAGGCACTAACAGAAAGCTAATTCAGAATCCACTAAAGATTGAAGCCGGTCGTTACACCTTTGATTTTGACGACCTGAAAGCAAAAATAGACAAAAACACAAAGCTGCTGCTGCTTTGCAACCCGCAGAATCCGGGCGGCATGGTGTGGACAAAAGAAGAGCTGATTCAACTTACCAACATTTGCCTGGAAAACAATATCATGATTATTTCTGATGAAATTCATTCGGACTTAATATATAACGATCATAAACACATTGCACTTGCCAGCATTTCGGAAGAGGTGGCCCAAAACTGTATGGTTTGTATGGCACCAAGTAAAACCTTTAATGTTGCAGGCCTATCGTCATCGTTGGCTATCATTCCAAACAAAAGAAAACTGGCAGCTTACGAACGAACTATTGGTGTAGGCCATTTAGGCATGGGAAACATTTTTGGCTCTGTTGCTCTGGAAGCTGCCTATACCCATGGCGATGAATGGCTGAAACAACTTCTTGCTTACCTCTGGGACAATTATCAGTTACTTGAGGATTTTATGACAGAAAAGCTGCCACGTGTTAAAGTAATGAAACCGGAGGCCACTTACCTCATCTGGCTTGATTTTTCGGATTACGGCATGAAAAACGAAGCGCTATCGAAATTTGCTACCGAAAAAGCAAAAGTGGCATTAAACGATGGTGGACGTTTTGGTATTGGTGGCGACGGCTGGTTACGAATAAACATTGGCTGCCCCCGTAGCGTATTGCAGGAAGCTCTTGAGCGCCTTGAAAAAGCTTTTGGGTAA
- a CDS encoding tetratricopeptide repeat protein, translating into MRYILTMLVVLIGLNTGFAQQKRTEIQTKSSLAIRYYNAKDYEKAAPLLNEVYKTTRNSTYYRYYINCLVNLKRFDEAEQDIQREIKKQKTVRPEYYVHLGQIYKSQNRSEEAEALFRQAIDKIPASKGSFLTTANTFLAWGDYGLAKDTYLKGRQTLEGEAFNYELARSYLYLRDYDNMMEEYLNLLRESEKHLSRVQSSLSSAMRLDIDNGLRNQFRGQVLKRIQSEPGVIGYNRLLIWFFLQEKKFSSALRQSIALDKRTGGEEMQIAQLGDLALRNKEYEQAQKAYTYLMDKGEQTPFFPQAFARNIHAKYLEYTDEGKGNLEQGQALATDFENGLLYLGIGPATLNLVREYAHLLAFYLNDAEKAIVELEKGEKIPQLKPEELGQLKTEMADIYVYANDPWEAMLIYSQVIEANKKNTLGDEAKLKKARLGYYMGNFSWAKAQLDVLKASTSKLTANDAMELSMLIGNNLNLDTTAVPLTMFAKADLLFFQNRPVEAMLVLDSIADQYPYHTLVDDILFRKAKIEAEQQNYTLAAEYLNTIVTDFSYDLLGDDALFMLAELYNTTLAQQEKAKELYKQMLSNHPGSVFTEESRAKYRELREIYPDKEPEGKEGLFMRAIDNTEF; encoded by the coding sequence ATGAGGTACATTTTAACAATGTTGGTGGTGTTAATTGGTTTGAATACGGGATTTGCCCAGCAAAAGCGTACAGAAATTCAAACCAAATCGAGTTTGGCCATCAGGTATTACAATGCCAAAGACTACGAAAAGGCAGCACCTTTATTAAACGAGGTGTATAAAACAACCCGTAACAGCACCTATTACCGTTACTATATTAACTGTTTGGTAAACCTTAAACGTTTTGATGAGGCAGAGCAGGATATTCAACGAGAAATTAAGAAGCAAAAAACAGTACGCCCCGAATATTATGTGCATTTGGGGCAAATCTACAAAAGCCAAAATCGAAGTGAAGAAGCTGAAGCGTTATTTCGGCAGGCTATTGATAAAATTCCGGCCAGCAAAGGCTCGTTTCTAACAACGGCAAATACTTTTTTGGCCTGGGGCGATTATGGTTTGGCTAAAGATACCTATTTGAAGGGGCGTCAAACGCTGGAAGGCGAAGCTTTTAATTACGAACTGGCCCGATCGTACCTGTACCTGCGCGATTACGACAATATGATGGAAGAATACCTAAACCTATTGCGCGAAAGTGAAAAACACCTGTCGCGGGTGCAGAGCAGTTTGTCGTCGGCCATGCGCCTTGATATCGATAATGGACTGCGAAATCAGTTTCGGGGGCAGGTGCTCAAACGTATTCAGAGCGAACCCGGGGTTATTGGCTACAACCGTTTGCTAATTTGGTTTTTTCTGCAGGAAAAGAAATTTTCGAGTGCTTTGCGCCAGTCGATTGCGCTGGATAAACGAACCGGTGGTGAAGAGATGCAAATTGCCCAATTGGGCGACCTGGCATTGCGAAACAAGGAATATGAACAGGCTCAGAAAGCGTACACCTATTTGATGGATAAAGGTGAGCAAACGCCGTTTTTTCCGCAGGCCTTTGCCCGGAATATTCATGCAAAATACCTTGAATACACTGATGAGGGAAAGGGTAATTTGGAACAGGGACAAGCTTTGGCTACCGATTTTGAAAACGGATTGTTGTACCTCGGTATTGGTCCGGCTACCTTAAACCTGGTGCGCGAGTATGCACATTTACTGGCCTTTTACCTTAACGATGCTGAAAAAGCAATTGTGGAATTGGAGAAAGGTGAGAAAATTCCACAGCTTAAACCCGAAGAGCTGGGCCAGCTAAAAACTGAAATGGCAGATATTTATGTATATGCCAACGACCCTTGGGAAGCTATGCTGATTTATTCGCAGGTAATTGAGGCCAATAAAAAGAATACGCTGGGCGACGAGGCCAAACTAAAAAAAGCCAGGCTGGGTTATTACATGGGAAATTTTAGCTGGGCAAAAGCGCAGTTGGATGTGTTAAAAGCGAGCACATCAAAATTAACGGCCAACGATGCCATGGAATTATCGATGCTGATTGGTAATAACCTGAATCTGGATACCACTGCTGTTCCATTAACCATGTTTGCCAAAGCCGATTTGTTGTTTTTTCAGAATCGGCCCGTCGAGGCTATGCTGGTCCTGGATTCTATTGCCGATCAATACCCGTATCATACCCTGGTAGATGACATTCTGTTCAGAAAAGCCAAAATAGAGGCAGAACAACAAAATTACACGTTGGCAGCAGAATACCTGAACACCATTGTAACCGATTTTAGCTACGATTTGCTGGGCGACGATGCACTGTTTATGCTGGCTGAACTGTACAATACAACGCTGGCGCAGCAGGAAAAAGCCAAGGAGCTGTATAAACAAATGCTAAGCAATCATCCGGGTAGCGTGTTTACCGAAGAATCGAGAGCCAAATACCGCGAACTGCGCGAGATTTATCCCGATAAAGAGCCGGAGGGCAAAGAGGGCTTGTTTATGCGCGCTATTGATAATACCGAGTTTTAA
- the lipA gene encoding lipoyl synthase, producing MLSEYIMAHELNGRERLPKWMKMKMPKGESYSKVKNLVNKHGLHTICTSGNCPNIGECWNRGTATFMILGNICTRKCKFCAVPNGRPLAPDLEEPKKLAESVNIMGVKHCVITSVDRDDLEDQGAGIWAETIREVKRVNPETKIEVLIPDFRGKMELVQQVIDAGPDVISHNLETTEERTPFIRFAAKYRRSLDVIKYVADNFGRAKSGIMLGLGENHEDVLKTMDDLLEAGCKVMTIGQYLAPTPKHMPVVEYIEPEKFVEYRNIGIRKGFKFVESSPLVRSSYRAEEHVKA from the coding sequence ATTTTAAGTGAGTACATTATGGCACATGAGTTGAATGGCAGAGAGCGCCTGCCAAAGTGGATGAAGATGAAAATGCCTAAGGGAGAAAGTTACTCGAAGGTTAAAAACCTGGTGAATAAGCACGGCCTGCACACTATTTGCACCAGCGGAAACTGCCCTAATATTGGTGAATGCTGGAACAGGGGAACAGCCACGTTTATGATTTTAGGAAATATCTGTACCCGTAAATGTAAATTCTGTGCTGTACCTAATGGCCGGCCTTTGGCCCCTGATTTGGAAGAGCCCAAAAAACTGGCCGAATCGGTAAATATTATGGGCGTAAAACATTGTGTGATTACTTCGGTTGACCGCGACGATTTGGAAGACCAGGGTGCCGGAATCTGGGCTGAAACCATTCGCGAAGTAAAACGTGTAAACCCGGAAACAAAAATAGAGGTACTGATTCCCGATTTCAGGGGAAAAATGGAACTGGTACAACAAGTTATTGATGCCGGCCCGGATGTAATCTCGCACAACCTGGAAACCACCGAAGAACGTACACCCTTTATCCGTTTTGCAGCAAAATACCGTCGTAGCCTGGATGTAATTAAATACGTTGCCGACAATTTCGGACGGGCAAAATCCGGCATTATGCTTGGCTTAGGCGAAAACCACGAAGATGTGTTAAAAACGATGGATGACTTGCTGGAAGCCGGCTGCAAAGTGATGACCATTGGCCAATACCTGGCACCAACACCCAAACACATGCCGGTGGTTGAATACATTGAACCGGAGAAATTTGTGGAGTACCGCAACATTGGTATCCGTAAAGGCTTTAAATTTGTTGAAAGCTCGCCATTGGTGCGCAGTTCGTACCGAGCCGAGGAACATGTAAAAGCATAA
- a CDS encoding 2-phosphosulfolactate phosphatase yields MQIKILQLTEGAKVAKGTTVIIDVLRAFTTACYAINQGIETIIPVGDINMAYQLKKQHPNYLLVGERHERKPEGFDFGNSPTHINAAKISAKTMIHTTSSGTQGISNATQASEILTGSFVNAGAIVQYIQKTRPSEVSLVCMGFACQYPTNEDTFCAEYIKNELEGKPNDFRAMVKRIKETDGARFFDPANQSWSPESDFHLCMDVNRFDFVLKVDKIGNLNYLRQLKI; encoded by the coding sequence ATGCAGATAAAAATACTACAACTCACTGAAGGAGCGAAAGTTGCAAAAGGAACCACAGTTATTATTGATGTACTTCGAGCTTTTACCACAGCCTGCTACGCCATAAACCAGGGCATTGAAACCATTATTCCGGTAGGCGATATTAACATGGCCTACCAGTTAAAAAAACAACATCCCAATTATTTACTTGTTGGCGAACGCCACGAACGAAAACCGGAGGGCTTTGATTTTGGAAATTCTCCAACTCATATTAACGCGGCAAAAATTAGTGCTAAAACAATGATTCATACAACAAGCTCGGGAACGCAAGGTATAAGCAACGCCACACAAGCCAGTGAAATTCTGACAGGCAGTTTTGTGAACGCCGGTGCTATTGTACAATACATTCAAAAAACACGGCCCAGCGAAGTTTCGTTGGTTTGCATGGGCTTTGCCTGCCAGTACCCCACCAACGAAGATACGTTTTGTGCCGAATACATAAAAAATGAACTGGAGGGAAAACCAAACGATTTCCGTGCCATGGTAAAACGAATAAAAGAAACCGATGGTGCTCGGTTTTTCGATCCGGCCAACCAGAGCTGGTCGCCCGAAAGCGATTTCCATTTGTGTATGGATGTAAACCGCTTTGATTTTGTGCTTAAAGTTGACAAGATTGGCAATTTGAATTATCTTCGGCAACTGAAAATTTAA
- a CDS encoding Gfo/Idh/MocA family oxidoreductase, translating to MSTKLTSRRRFLKGALAAGAGLVIVPRHVMGGNGYLAPSDQLTKAIIGTGSMGRGHIPYEGTRVVAICDVDKLHLEKAQSLIDYPVKQFLDFREVCQLPEVDIVHIATPPHWHGIMAVEAAKAGKDIWCEKPMTRTIGEGKRVMEAVNAHGRMFRLNTWFRFKDQFYGLGTDVKPLKKVIESEILGWPLKVTVSGITGYNWKFYWQGKHNLAPQAVPENLDYDRWLGPAPYKPYNVERVHANFRGYWDYDGGGLGDMGQHYLDPVQYMLEKDHTSPVKIEVDAPQQHYDAVGTWRRVTYTYADGCQIILDGENRDKDAAYIEGPNGKIYQGFRSDIPNLQSFIKTLPEPEPQISIFSESVKSRKKFALNETNGFRSSTLVNLGIIAVRLGRTLHFDPDKLEFIDDEGANRLINQPMRAPWTI from the coding sequence ATGAGTACTAAACTTACTTCAAGGCGACGTTTTTTAAAAGGAGCACTGGCGGCCGGTGCCGGCCTTGTTATTGTGCCGCGTCACGTAATGGGCGGTAACGGATATCTTGCTCCATCCGACCAGTTAACAAAAGCTATTATTGGCACAGGCTCCATGGGTCGTGGCCATATTCCGTACGAAGGCACGCGGGTTGTTGCCATTTGTGATGTGGACAAATTACACCTGGAAAAAGCCCAGAGTCTTATCGATTACCCAGTGAAACAATTTCTCGATTTTAGAGAAGTATGCCAATTGCCCGAAGTTGATATTGTGCACATTGCCACACCTCCACACTGGCACGGGATTATGGCGGTTGAAGCAGCCAAAGCCGGAAAAGACATTTGGTGCGAAAAACCAATGACCCGCACCATAGGCGAAGGCAAAAGGGTAATGGAAGCAGTAAATGCCCATGGCCGCATGTTCAGGTTAAATACCTGGTTTCGGTTTAAAGACCAGTTTTACGGACTGGGAACCGATGTTAAACCCTTAAAAAAAGTGATTGAAAGTGAGATTTTAGGCTGGCCCCTAAAAGTTACCGTTAGCGGAATTACCGGCTACAACTGGAAATTTTACTGGCAAGGCAAACACAACCTGGCTCCGCAAGCAGTACCTGAAAACCTCGATTACGATAGGTGGCTGGGTCCTGCGCCTTACAAACCCTATAATGTTGAACGTGTTCATGCCAATTTCCGTGGCTACTGGGATTACGATGGTGGCGGACTGGGCGACATGGGGCAGCACTACCTCGATCCGGTTCAGTACATGCTGGAAAAAGACCATACCAGCCCCGTAAAAATTGAGGTGGATGCCCCGCAACAACATTACGATGCCGTGGGCACCTGGCGACGCGTAACCTACACTTATGCCGATGGTTGCCAGATTATTCTGGATGGCGAAAACCGCGATAAAGATGCCGCCTACATTGAAGGCCCCAACGGCAAAATCTACCAGGGATTCCGCTCAGATATTCCCAACCTGCAAAGCTTTATAAAAACCCTGCCTGAACCTGAACCTCAGATCAGTATTTTCTCTGAATCGGTAAAATCGCGCAAAAAGTTTGCACTGAACGAAACCAATGGCTTTCGCTCCTCAACGCTGGTAAACCTGGGTATAATTGCCGTTCGGCTCGGACGCACCTTACATTTCGACCCCGACAAACTGGAATTTATAGATGACGAAGGGGCAAACCGTTTGATAAATCAACCCATGCGGGCACCCTGGACGATTTAA
- a CDS encoding thymidylate synthase yields the protein MKNIPVISVTGKSLAEAYETALIYLYGKGTRFKTQYDKPGDPLSIDCTMNLTIQEPESDPMIHMAFPGGVDSLREYVLELEGLKDHLVKNMNDPDDKRPEYTYHGRLRKYGVWKELVEGESKEQGAFKVDQIENVINKLAEQPFTRQAQMITWMPNIDFTCDDPPSLQSLWYRILEDEDGVYWLNCNIRYRSNDAWNAGFLNMFGFIQFSKDIIAAGIAEKTGKTVKLGRMNWQADSYHIYGKDIRTAKERLFERINDMAFEERTMKFNDPIIREAYLKAEAEIVKRIKETGA from the coding sequence ATGAAGAACATCCCGGTTATATCGGTAACAGGAAAATCTTTGGCCGAAGCTTACGAAACGGCACTTATTTATTTGTACGGAAAAGGAACACGTTTTAAAACCCAATACGATAAACCGGGAGATCCGCTGAGTATTGACTGCACGATGAATTTAACCATTCAGGAACCCGAAAGTGACCCGATGATACATATGGCTTTTCCGGGAGGTGTTGACAGTTTGCGCGAATATGTGCTGGAGCTGGAGGGACTAAAAGATCACCTGGTAAAAAACATGAACGACCCCGATGATAAGAGGCCGGAATACACCTACCATGGCCGGTTGCGAAAGTATGGCGTATGGAAAGAACTGGTTGAAGGAGAATCGAAAGAGCAGGGGGCGTTTAAAGTTGATCAGATAGAAAATGTAATTAATAAGTTGGCGGAACAGCCGTTTACGCGCCAGGCGCAAATGATTACCTGGATGCCCAATATTGATTTTACCTGCGACGATCCGCCAAGTTTGCAGTCGTTGTGGTACCGTATTCTGGAAGACGAAGACGGCGTGTATTGGTTAAACTGTAATATCCGTTACCGCAGTAACGATGCCTGGAATGCCGGTTTCCTGAATATGTTTGGCTTTATTCAGTTTAGTAAAGATATTATAGCAGCCGGGATTGCTGAGAAAACAGGAAAAACAGTAAAACTTGGCCGTATGAACTGGCAGGCCGATTCGTACCATATTTATGGCAAAGATATTCGCACGGCCAAGGAGCGTTTGTTTGAACGCATAAACGATATGGCTTTTGAAGAGCGTACCATGAAGTTTAACGACCCGATTATTCGGGAGGCCTATCTTAAGGCAGAAGCCGAAATTGTTAAACGTATAAAAGAAACAGGTGCTTAA